The following are from one region of the Sandaracinus amylolyticus genome:
- a CDS encoding tetratricopeptide repeat protein has translation MRQRRIALVATISTALVTAGALALGAHRDATADQLVADARARLDAPFVEAPTLDRIQASTAISLLERARDLGRDDAELRGLTHYAEAIEDLQRGDLILAEGELATALTHLGETPDLHVLAAALSRGRLLDAEARREVEAALESAPDHARGRMLAADLALDAGDGGAARAHLDVLASLEPRCAPVWNRLGLAREQQGDAEGAEAAYRRATELDPLGQDPWINLGRLLRVARRHEDARDAFGEAITRAPADGGAHLGRGLARAATGDLEGAVADFERASELVPNDAEPLLALGDLLRDLGRVSESVDVYRRAIEREDADAASWLKLGNALALLEQYDAGAAAFREAIVRAPELAAAHNGLGACLVHLNRATDAETTLEHAAQLDPSDPNPLMNLALLRERQGDRDAARAAWQRVLDRAPGLAIAEARLARSS, from the coding sequence ATGCGCCAGCGCCGCATCGCCCTCGTCGCCACGATCAGCACCGCGCTCGTCACCGCCGGTGCGCTCGCGCTCGGCGCCCATCGCGACGCGACGGCGGACCAGCTCGTCGCCGACGCGCGCGCGCGCCTCGACGCGCCCTTCGTCGAGGCGCCCACGCTCGATCGCATCCAGGCCTCGACCGCGATCTCGCTGCTCGAGCGCGCGCGGGATCTCGGGCGCGACGACGCCGAGCTGCGGGGCCTGACCCACTACGCCGAGGCGATCGAGGATCTCCAGCGCGGCGATCTGATCCTCGCCGAGGGCGAGCTCGCGACGGCGCTCACGCACCTCGGCGAGACCCCCGATCTGCACGTCCTCGCGGCGGCGCTCTCGCGCGGTCGCCTGCTCGACGCCGAGGCGCGTCGCGAGGTCGAGGCCGCGCTCGAGTCCGCGCCCGACCACGCGCGGGGCCGCATGCTCGCGGCGGACCTCGCGCTCGACGCCGGCGACGGCGGGGCGGCGCGTGCGCACCTCGACGTGCTCGCGTCGCTGGAGCCGCGCTGCGCGCCGGTGTGGAACCGCCTCGGGCTCGCGCGCGAGCAGCAGGGCGACGCGGAGGGCGCGGAGGCGGCGTACCGGCGCGCGACCGAGCTCGATCCGCTGGGGCAGGACCCGTGGATCAACCTCGGTCGTCTGCTGCGGGTCGCGCGTCGTCACGAGGACGCGCGCGATGCGTTCGGCGAGGCGATCACCCGCGCGCCGGCCGACGGAGGCGCGCACCTCGGGCGCGGTCTCGCGCGCGCGGCCACCGGCGATCTCGAGGGCGCGGTCGCGGACTTCGAGCGCGCGTCGGAGCTCGTCCCGAACGACGCCGAGCCGCTCCTCGCGCTCGGCGATCTGCTGCGCGACCTCGGTCGGGTGAGCGAGTCGGTCGACGTGTACCGCCGCGCGATCGAGCGCGAGGACGCCGACGCGGCGTCGTGGCTCAAGCTCGGCAACGCGCTCGCGCTGCTCGAGCAGTACGACGCCGGCGCGGCGGCGTTCCGCGAGGCGATCGTGCGCGCGCCCGAGCTCGCGGCGGCCCACAACGGCCTCGGCGCGTGCCTGGTCCACCTGAATCGCGCCACCGACGCCGAGACGACGCTCGAGCACGCCGCGCAGCTCGACCCCAGCGATCCGAACCCGCTGATGAACCTCGCGCTGCTGCGCGAGCGCCAGGGCGACCGCGACGCCGCGCGCGCCGCATGGCAGCGCGTCCTCGATCGCGCGCCCGGCCTCGCGATCGCCGAAGCGCGCCTGGCCCGCTCGAGCTGA
- a CDS encoding hypothetical protein (catalyzes the S-adenosylmethionine-dependent transmethylation of thiopurine compounds; may be involved in selenium cycling by forming dimethylselenide and/or dimethyldiselenide): protein MDPDFWRTRWAEGRTGWHQGAPSPHLVAHARVLEGARRALVPLCGKSVDLAWIAARPGGPSVVGVELVEEGARAFFEEQSIPMHRTHDGPFVRYEGGTIEIVVGDFFEITAAEIGRFEACFDRAALVAMPPSMRPSYVAHLRSLMEPGARVLLVAFEHDAPDGPPFSVSEDEVRTLYAGAKVTRLGAMETETSASLAARGARDVREVAYEIEL from the coding sequence ATGGACCCCGACTTCTGGCGGACGCGCTGGGCGGAAGGACGCACCGGGTGGCACCAGGGCGCGCCCAGCCCGCACCTCGTCGCGCATGCGCGCGTGCTCGAGGGCGCGCGCCGAGCACTGGTCCCGCTCTGCGGGAAGTCGGTCGATCTCGCGTGGATCGCGGCCCGGCCCGGTGGGCCCTCGGTGGTGGGCGTCGAGCTGGTCGAGGAAGGCGCGCGCGCGTTCTTCGAGGAGCAGTCGATCCCGATGCACCGCACCCACGACGGGCCCTTCGTGCGCTACGAGGGCGGCACGATCGAGATCGTGGTCGGCGACTTCTTCGAGATCACCGCGGCCGAGATCGGGCGCTTCGAGGCGTGCTTCGATCGCGCCGCGCTCGTCGCGATGCCGCCGTCGATGCGCCCTTCGTACGTCGCGCACCTGCGCTCGCTGATGGAGCCCGGGGCGCGCGTGCTGCTCGTGGCGTTCGAGCACGACGCGCCCGACGGACCGCCGTTCTCGGTGTCCGAGGACGAGGTGCGCACGCTCTACGCGGGCGCGAAGGTGACCCGCCTCGGCGCGATGGAGACCGAGACTTCGGCGTCGCTCGCCGCGCGAGGCGCGCGCGACGTGCGCGAGGTCGCGTACGAGATCGAGCTGTGA
- a CDS encoding ABC transporter substrate-binding protein, with protein sequence MRDLATPIACALALAASATLGALAPESTWAPQPVAPPPRPSRIVSLTLPADEIVLALVSPDRVLALEAYVDDAQASNVVADARAVRGRMHQPITAEAVIAARPDLVLLSGWSDPQLEALLGVQGVPVERVISAQSLEGTRAQITRIGALLDEPQRAREVIAAMDARIDVVRAHGAARRSRPRVLLFSWSGHTPAEGTLFCELAVLAGATCASTEAGLSGYAPLTIEHLLELDPDVIVTNRYRADGRARAVVPEPALEDDPRLRTLRAVREDRVIALPSAHLLATSHHVASLAEDLSRALDALEPPR encoded by the coding sequence ATGCGCGACCTGGCGACGCCGATCGCATGCGCGCTCGCGCTGGCGGCGTCGGCCACGCTGGGCGCGCTGGCGCCCGAGTCGACGTGGGCGCCGCAGCCGGTCGCGCCTCCGCCGCGTCCCTCGCGCATCGTGTCGCTCACGCTGCCCGCCGACGAGATCGTGCTCGCGCTGGTCTCGCCCGATCGCGTGCTCGCGCTCGAGGCGTACGTCGACGACGCGCAGGCCTCGAACGTCGTCGCGGACGCGCGCGCGGTGCGCGGTCGGATGCACCAGCCGATCACGGCGGAGGCGGTGATCGCGGCGCGCCCCGATCTCGTGCTCTTGTCGGGGTGGTCGGATCCCCAGCTCGAGGCGCTGCTGGGGGTGCAAGGAGTGCCGGTCGAGCGGGTGATCTCCGCGCAGTCGCTCGAGGGCACGCGCGCCCAGATCACCCGCATCGGCGCGCTGCTCGACGAGCCGCAGCGAGCGCGCGAGGTGATCGCGGCGATGGACGCGCGCATCGACGTGGTGCGCGCGCACGGCGCGGCGCGCCGGTCGCGTCCGCGCGTGCTGCTCTTCTCGTGGAGCGGGCACACGCCCGCGGAGGGCACGCTGTTCTGCGAGCTCGCCGTGCTCGCGGGCGCGACCTGCGCGAGCACCGAGGCCGGCCTCAGCGGCTATGCGCCGCTCACGATCGAGCACCTGCTCGAGCTCGATCCCGACGTGATCGTGACCAACCGCTATCGCGCCGACGGCCGCGCGCGCGCCGTGGTGCCCGAGCCGGCGCTCGAGGACGATCCGCGGCTGCGCACGCTGCGCGCGGTGCGCGAGGATCGCGTGATCGCGCTGCCGAGCGCGCACCTGCTCGCGACCAGCCACCACGTCGCGTCGCTCGCCGAGGATCTCTCTCGCGCGCTCGACGCGCTCGAGCCGCCGCGATGA
- a CDS encoding FecCD family ABC transporter permease has translation MKRVLPASIVALALIALAIPLATAIGPSTLAVDRVLAVLLGVARDVAPWERAVVLDVRLPRVVVALLGGAALGLSGAAMQGLFRNSLAEPGVLGVSGGATLGAIVALYAGAALPLVVVPGAAFAGALGCALVVYRLASAGGRARTASLLLAGVAVSGVATALASMVLSIAVADWELGRQMLSWMMGGLEGRSWTHAAIVAPPIVVGGGLLFARARELDALALGEESAAGLGVDVPALRRAVLMLVALATGATVAVMGAIAFLGLMAPHVVRLIVGPAHRRVLVGSAVAGGLGLVAADALCRAVAGSVDLRPGVVTAILGGPFFLWLLVRDRAAGGEE, from the coding sequence ATGAAGCGCGTGCTCCCCGCGTCGATCGTCGCGCTGGCGCTGATCGCGCTCGCGATCCCGCTCGCGACCGCGATCGGGCCGAGCACGCTCGCCGTCGATCGGGTGCTCGCGGTGCTGCTCGGCGTCGCACGCGACGTGGCGCCCTGGGAGCGCGCGGTGGTGCTCGACGTGCGACTGCCGCGCGTGGTGGTCGCGCTGCTCGGCGGAGCGGCGCTCGGGCTCTCGGGCGCGGCGATGCAGGGGCTCTTCCGCAATTCGCTGGCCGAGCCCGGCGTGCTCGGGGTGTCGGGCGGCGCGACGCTCGGCGCGATCGTCGCGCTCTATGCGGGCGCGGCGCTGCCGCTCGTCGTGGTGCCGGGCGCGGCGTTCGCGGGCGCGCTGGGGTGCGCGCTCGTCGTGTACCGGCTCGCCAGCGCGGGCGGGCGCGCGCGCACCGCATCGCTCTTGCTCGCCGGCGTCGCAGTGAGCGGTGTCGCGACGGCCCTCGCGTCGATGGTGCTCTCGATCGCGGTCGCGGACTGGGAGCTGGGGCGACAGATGCTCTCCTGGATGATGGGCGGGCTCGAGGGTCGCAGCTGGACCCACGCCGCGATCGTCGCGCCCCCGATCGTCGTCGGTGGTGGGCTGCTCTTCGCGCGGGCACGCGAGCTCGATGCGCTCGCGCTCGGAGAAGAGAGCGCGGCGGGGCTCGGCGTCGACGTGCCGGCGCTGCGGCGCGCGGTGTTGATGCTGGTTGCGCTCGCGACCGGCGCGACGGTCGCGGTGATGGGCGCGATCGCGTTCCTCGGGCTGATGGCGCCGCACGTGGTGCGGCTGATCGTCGGGCCCGCGCATCGGCGCGTGCTCGTCGGATCGGCGGTCGCGGGCGGGCTCGGCCTCGTCGCGGCGGACGCGCTCTGCCGCGCGGTCGCGGGCAGCGTCGATCTGCGGCCCGGCGTGGTCACCGCGATCCTCGGCGGGCCCTTCTTCTTGTGGCTCCTGGTGCGCGATCGCGCGGCGGGAGGCGAGGAGTGA
- a CDS encoding ABC transporter ATP-binding protein, with the protein MKEPEDRLAGAGPSSTPAGVSPRLELDRVEAGYRGRAVLREVSLALAPGEVVGLVGPNGAGKSTLLRVASGALAARAGTVRLEGATMASMSRRDVARRLAWLPQAQSTDLAFRAREVVAMGRLPHLGPYAPAGAHDRAAVDAAIAATSIEALADRTFPTLSEGEKQRVLLARCLAQEPAVLLLDEPTAALDVRHAWSLMRVVRERASAGIAVLAAIHDLALAARTCDRVIVIAAGRVVRDGRPEDALDAAVIAETFGMRARVQREEAGIAITILGPSG; encoded by the coding sequence GTGAAGGAGCCCGAAGATCGGCTCGCGGGCGCGGGGCCCTCGAGCACTCCCGCTGGAGTGAGCCCGCGGCTCGAGCTCGATCGGGTCGAGGCCGGCTATCGCGGTCGCGCGGTGCTGCGCGAGGTGTCGCTCGCGCTCGCGCCGGGCGAGGTGGTGGGGCTCGTCGGTCCGAACGGCGCGGGCAAGAGCACGCTGCTGCGCGTGGCGTCGGGCGCGCTCGCAGCGCGCGCGGGCACGGTGCGGCTCGAGGGCGCGACGATGGCCTCGATGTCGCGGCGCGACGTGGCGCGCCGGCTCGCGTGGCTGCCCCAGGCCCAGAGCACCGACCTCGCGTTCCGGGCGCGCGAGGTGGTCGCGATGGGACGGCTGCCTCACCTCGGGCCTTACGCGCCGGCGGGCGCGCACGATCGCGCGGCGGTCGATGCCGCGATCGCGGCGACGAGCATCGAGGCGCTCGCCGATCGCACGTTCCCGACGCTCAGCGAGGGCGAGAAGCAGCGCGTGCTGCTCGCCCGCTGTCTCGCGCAGGAGCCCGCGGTGCTCTTGCTCGACGAGCCCACCGCCGCGCTCGACGTACGTCACGCGTGGTCGCTGATGCGCGTGGTGCGCGAGCGCGCGAGCGCGGGGATCGCGGTGCTCGCGGCGATCCACGATCTCGCGCTCGCGGCGCGCACCTGTGATCGCGTGATCGTGATCGCGGCAGGGCGCGTGGTGCGCGACGGGCGCCCCGAGGACGCGCTCGACGCCGCGGTGATCGCCGAGACGTTCGGCATGCGGGCCCGGGTGCAGCGCGAGGAGGCCGGCATCGCGATCACGATCCTCGGCCCCAGCGGGTGA
- a CDS encoding dihydroneopterin aldolase, translated as MPRFRARTAPPDVISIDGLQVDCVVGVYPHERHEPQPLRVDLKLMLDTAVAGETQRLRMTVDYAMIASQLAFLLQSCRFHLLETAAHALTRYLLAPPALGEDRPRVQGVTLRLTKPNALGGNGVPSLEVHRVPADVRLRHETKPWGTVDVVHETKTEGIYRLNVAPGQHIPLHAHHEMQESEMALGDGLVLSGKRIPAGQVHRWPHGKKHLWENPSDRWQSILCVDSPPFLPHDEQLAEGVPDEVAPEPPFLPLHSVDASSGVVPT; from the coding sequence ATGCCCCGCTTCCGCGCTCGTACCGCGCCGCCCGACGTGATCTCGATCGACGGTCTGCAGGTGGACTGCGTCGTCGGCGTCTATCCCCACGAGCGGCACGAGCCGCAGCCGCTGCGCGTCGATCTCAAGCTGATGCTCGACACCGCGGTCGCGGGCGAGACCCAGCGCCTGCGCATGACCGTCGACTACGCGATGATCGCGTCGCAGCTCGCGTTCCTGCTGCAGAGCTGTCGCTTCCACCTGCTCGAGACCGCGGCGCACGCGCTCACGCGCTACCTGCTCGCGCCGCCGGCCCTCGGCGAGGATCGACCGCGCGTGCAGGGCGTCACGCTGCGCCTCACCAAGCCCAACGCGCTCGGCGGCAACGGCGTGCCCTCGCTCGAGGTGCACCGCGTCCCCGCCGACGTGCGGCTGCGCCACGAGACGAAGCCGTGGGGCACCGTCGACGTGGTGCACGAGACGAAGACCGAGGGCATCTACCGCCTCAACGTCGCGCCGGGCCAGCACATCCCGCTGCACGCGCACCACGAGATGCAGGAGTCCGAGATGGCGCTCGGGGACGGGCTCGTGCTCAGCGGCAAGCGCATCCCCGCGGGTCAGGTGCATCGCTGGCCGCACGGCAAGAAGCACCTCTGGGAGAACCCGAGCGATCGCTGGCAGTCGATCCTCTGCGTGGACTCGCCGCCCTTCCTGCCGCACGACGAGCAGCTCGCCGAGGGCGTGCCCGACGAGGTCGCGCCCGAGCCGCCCTTCCTGCCGCTGCACTCCGTCGACGCTTCGAGCGGTGTGGTGCCGACGTGA
- a CDS encoding SDR family NAD(P)-dependent oxidoreductase: protein MRAIESVIVTGASRGIGRATAERLIASGRRVAAVARDARALDALVASSAGRAVAIDADLASLDALRTVVPRAIEALGDVDALVSCAGIAKHRPLAAIDEALFEEHVALNLRAPLFLSRDLARHLDARDASGAIVHLASTLALQGVAGTSVYAATKGAIVALARALAIELAPRVRVSCIAPGAVDTEMIRAPRSEESLRELAALHPVGRIGTADEIAEAAEYLLEARFATGTLLVLDGGLTAA from the coding sequence GTGAGGGCGATCGAGAGCGTGATCGTCACCGGCGCGAGCCGGGGGATCGGTCGGGCGACCGCCGAGCGCTTGATCGCGAGCGGACGTCGGGTCGCCGCGGTCGCGCGCGACGCGCGCGCGCTCGATGCGCTGGTCGCGTCGTCGGCCGGTCGAGCGGTCGCGATCGATGCGGACCTCGCGTCGCTCGACGCGCTGCGCACCGTCGTGCCGCGCGCGATCGAGGCGCTCGGGGACGTCGACGCGCTGGTGTCGTGCGCGGGCATCGCGAAGCATCGCCCCCTCGCCGCGATCGACGAGGCGCTCTTCGAGGAGCACGTCGCGCTCAACCTGCGCGCGCCGCTCTTCCTCTCGCGCGATCTCGCGCGCCACCTCGATGCGCGCGATGCGTCGGGCGCGATCGTCCACCTCGCGTCCACGCTCGCGCTGCAGGGCGTGGCCGGCACCAGCGTGTACGCCGCGACCAAGGGCGCGATCGTCGCGCTCGCGCGTGCTCTCGCGATCGAGCTCGCGCCGCGGGTGCGGGTCTCGTGCATCGCGCCGGGCGCGGTCGACACCGAGATGATCCGCGCGCCGCGCAGCGAAGAGAGCCTGCGCGAGCTCGCCGCGCTGCATCCGGTCGGCCGCATCGGCACCGCCGACGAGATCGCCGAGGCCGCGGAGTACCTGCTCGAAGCGCGCTTCGCGACCGGCACCCTGCTCGTGCTCGACGGCGGCCTGACCGCAGCGTGA
- a CDS encoding pyridoxal phosphate-dependent aminotransferase — translation MSSTHDGSPRLNAFRPVPRTGVIYVTAEATRRGYRQDDPDWCNLGQGQPETGPLPGAPARVTHVDIDPADQEYSPVPGLWELRETVASLYNKLYRRGLPSQYSAENVAIGGGGRVSVMRACAAVGGVHMGHFLPDYTAYEELLDVFRRFTPIPILLDPETGYDFSVRQLRREILGRGLGALLLSNPCNPTGKVIAGEELRAWVTLARELDCAMLMDEFYSHYVWKDGVTMSSAAQYVEDVDHDPIVLFDGLTKNWRYPGWRICWTVGPRSVIQAMSSAGSFLDGGPSRPMQRAAIALLDEESTRAETEAIHASFLAKRQVLLQGLRRLGVRFDLEPEGTFYCWGDVSGLPASLRTGEQFFQAALERRIITVPGVFFDVDPGKRRGGRPSRFQHHVRFSFGPSMPTLERALVRLGEMIADAA, via the coding sequence ATGTCGAGCACCCACGACGGGTCGCCGCGTCTCAACGCCTTCCGCCCCGTCCCGCGCACCGGCGTGATCTACGTGACCGCGGAGGCCACGCGCCGCGGCTACCGGCAGGACGATCCGGACTGGTGCAACCTCGGACAGGGCCAGCCCGAGACCGGCCCGCTGCCCGGCGCGCCCGCGCGCGTGACGCACGTCGACATCGATCCGGCCGATCAGGAGTACTCGCCGGTGCCCGGGCTGTGGGAGCTCCGCGAGACCGTCGCGTCGCTCTACAACAAGCTCTACCGGCGCGGCCTGCCCTCGCAGTACAGCGCGGAGAACGTCGCGATCGGCGGCGGAGGTCGCGTCTCGGTCATGCGCGCGTGCGCCGCGGTCGGCGGCGTGCACATGGGCCACTTCCTGCCCGACTACACCGCGTACGAAGAGCTGCTCGACGTCTTCCGGCGCTTCACGCCGATCCCGATCCTGCTCGATCCCGAGACCGGCTACGACTTCAGCGTGCGCCAGCTGCGCCGCGAGATCCTCGGCCGCGGCCTCGGCGCGCTGCTCCTCAGCAACCCGTGCAATCCGACCGGCAAGGTCATCGCCGGCGAAGAGCTGCGGGCGTGGGTCACGCTCGCGCGCGAGCTCGACTGCGCGATGCTGATGGACGAGTTCTACTCGCACTACGTGTGGAAGGACGGCGTGACGATGTCGTCCGCCGCGCAGTACGTGGAGGACGTCGATCACGATCCGATCGTGCTCTTCGACGGGCTCACCAAGAACTGGCGCTACCCGGGCTGGCGCATCTGCTGGACCGTCGGCCCCAGGAGCGTGATCCAGGCGATGTCGAGCGCGGGATCGTTCCTCGACGGCGGCCCCTCGCGCCCGATGCAGCGCGCCGCGATCGCGCTGCTCGACGAGGAGAGCACGCGCGCCGAGACCGAGGCCATCCACGCGTCGTTCCTCGCGAAGCGCCAGGTGCTGCTCCAGGGCCTGCGTCGCCTCGGCGTGCGCTTCGATCTCGAGCCCGAGGGCACGTTCTACTGCTGGGGCGACGTGAGCGGGCTGCCCGCGTCGCTGCGCACCGGCGAGCAGTTCTTCCAGGCCGCGCTCGAGCGCCGGATCATCACCGTGCCGGGCGTGTTCTTCGACGTCGATCCCGGCAAGCGCCGGGGCGGGCGGCCGAGCCGGTTCCAGCACCACGTGCGCTTCTCGTTCGGCCCCTCGATGCCGACGCTCGAGCGCGCGCTCGTTCGGCTCGGCGAGATGATCGCCGACGCCGCCTGA
- a CDS encoding helix-turn-helix domain-containing protein produces the protein MDLAHARFGPMLKRFRGSRGLSQERLAEHAEVSPRHVSFLENGRAAPSREMVLVLASALDLPLRERNTLLVAAGFAPVYASSPIESAMLEPVRRALDHLLRAHEPFGALVVDRDWNVVRMNAGATRLLGWALEGMTPPPEALGNLLVAIFHPEALRPRIANFDEIASAMIERLEHELQLETDDTRRTRMTSLLGSLHDVPRVAHPSAGPALPFLPVRLRRGDRELRLFTTLTTLGTPLDVTAQELRIESYFPADAETERALRDLAGETFSA, from the coding sequence ATGGATCTCGCCCACGCCCGCTTCGGCCCGATGCTCAAGCGCTTCCGCGGCTCGCGCGGCCTCAGCCAGGAGCGCCTCGCGGAGCACGCGGAGGTCTCGCCGCGCCACGTGAGCTTCCTCGAGAACGGCCGTGCCGCGCCGAGCCGCGAGATGGTGCTCGTGCTCGCGAGCGCGCTCGATCTGCCGCTGCGCGAGCGCAACACGCTGCTCGTCGCCGCGGGGTTCGCGCCGGTCTACGCGAGCTCGCCGATCGAGAGCGCGATGCTCGAGCCGGTGCGCCGCGCGCTCGATCACCTGCTGCGCGCGCACGAGCCGTTCGGAGCGCTGGTCGTCGATCGCGACTGGAACGTGGTGCGCATGAACGCGGGCGCGACGCGCCTGCTCGGCTGGGCGCTCGAGGGCATGACCCCGCCTCCCGAAGCACTCGGCAACCTGCTCGTCGCGATCTTCCATCCCGAGGCGCTGCGCCCGCGCATCGCGAACTTCGACGAGATCGCGAGCGCGATGATCGAGCGCCTCGAGCACGAGCTGCAGCTCGAGACCGACGACACACGCCGCACGCGCATGACGTCGCTGCTCGGCTCGCTGCACGACGTCCCGCGCGTCGCGCACCCGAGCGCGGGCCCTGCCCTTCCCTTCCTCCCGGTGCGCCTACGCCGCGGCGATCGCGAGCTGCGCCTCTTCACGACGCTCACGACGCTGGGCACGCCGCTCGACGTGACCGCGCAGGAGCTGCGCATCGAGTCGTACTTCCCGGCCGACGCCGAGACCGAGCGCGCGCTGCGCGACCTCGCGGGCGAGACGTTCAGCGCGTGA
- a CDS encoding carbamoyltransferase has product MKVLGYNGGLDGYVARFGSSHDSAAALVIDGELVAAAEEERFDRDKHSGAFPIRAMEYCLEEAGLRSFEELDLVCYYHSHDRMWQPGMIRENAPRMSPLGRALLTGAVSGLRAVHRASKLDDARTARTFAERTGWAPPTGKYRVLWHHLAHAASAFYESPFERALCVALDAQGESHSSTAFVGDARGLHLVDETFAPNSVGYLYQSITYFLGFETGDEYKVMGLAPYGDPARYRRFFERVVRTGAGGRFVIDPEWLGWLVVRDGLLRAGIGYPSSMLRELGMPRRDDEPIEQRHMDLAAALQEALERAVMRWLATLRDRTGEKHLCLAGGVALNCTMNGKIARSGMFEGVHVAPASHDAGTAAGAALYGYHAILEGPPKQPIRERRAKVYLGPSYTTMEARSAVREMRHAVRASRPGDLARTVAQAIADGKVVGFYQGRMEWGPRALGNRSILADPRRADMKDIVNHAVKLREGFRPFAPAVLIEEADAWFDLSGLGGESPYMLFTVPVHEHRRERIPAVTHVDGSARVQTVRREDNARFHEILRAFFELTGVPVIMNTSFNVKGEPIVNTPMDAIRCFLGTQIDLLVLDDLILDKRAVVIDRPSRSRDLHVAQTA; this is encoded by the coding sequence ATGAAGGTCCTGGGGTACAACGGCGGGCTCGACGGGTACGTCGCGAGGTTCGGCTCGAGCCACGACTCCGCAGCCGCGCTGGTGATCGACGGAGAGCTCGTCGCGGCGGCCGAAGAAGAGCGCTTCGATCGCGACAAGCACTCGGGCGCGTTCCCGATCCGCGCGATGGAGTACTGCCTCGAGGAAGCGGGGCTGCGCAGCTTCGAGGAGCTCGATCTCGTCTGCTACTACCACTCGCACGATCGGATGTGGCAGCCCGGGATGATCCGGGAGAACGCGCCGCGCATGAGCCCGCTCGGTCGCGCGCTTCTCACCGGCGCGGTGAGCGGTCTGCGCGCCGTGCATCGCGCATCGAAGCTCGACGACGCGCGCACCGCGCGCACGTTCGCCGAGCGCACCGGATGGGCGCCGCCGACCGGAAAGTACCGCGTCCTCTGGCACCACCTCGCGCACGCAGCGAGCGCGTTCTACGAGTCGCCGTTCGAGCGCGCGCTGTGCGTCGCGCTCGACGCGCAGGGCGAGAGCCACTCGAGCACCGCGTTCGTCGGCGATGCGCGCGGACTGCACCTCGTCGACGAGACGTTCGCGCCGAACAGCGTCGGCTATCTCTATCAGTCGATCACGTACTTCCTCGGGTTCGAGACGGGCGACGAGTACAAGGTGATGGGGCTCGCGCCGTACGGTGATCCCGCGCGCTATCGCCGCTTCTTCGAGCGCGTGGTGCGCACCGGCGCGGGCGGTCGCTTCGTGATCGATCCCGAGTGGCTCGGGTGGCTCGTGGTGCGCGACGGGCTCTTGCGCGCGGGAATCGGCTACCCGTCGTCGATGCTGCGCGAGCTCGGCATGCCGCGCCGCGACGACGAGCCCATCGAGCAGCGGCACATGGACCTCGCGGCCGCGCTGCAGGAAGCGCTCGAGCGCGCGGTGATGCGCTGGCTCGCGACGCTGCGCGATCGCACCGGCGAGAAGCACCTGTGCCTCGCGGGCGGCGTCGCGCTGAACTGCACGATGAACGGCAAGATCGCGCGCTCGGGCATGTTCGAGGGCGTGCACGTCGCGCCGGCCTCGCACGACGCGGGCACCGCCGCGGGCGCGGCGCTCTACGGCTACCACGCGATCCTCGAAGGGCCGCCGAAGCAGCCGATCCGCGAGCGCCGCGCGAAGGTGTATCTCGGGCCCTCGTACACGACGATGGAGGCGCGCTCGGCGGTGCGCGAGATGCGGCACGCGGTGCGCGCGAGCCGTCCCGGCGACCTCGCGCGCACCGTCGCGCAGGCGATCGCGGACGGGAAGGTCGTCGGCTTCTACCAGGGCCGCATGGAGTGGGGCCCGCGCGCGCTCGGCAACCGCAGCATCCTCGCCGATCCGCGGCGCGCGGACATGAAGGACATCGTCAACCACGCGGTGAAGCTGCGCGAGGGGTTCCGTCCGTTCGCGCCCGCCGTGCTGATCGAAGAGGCCGATGCCTGGTTCGATCTCAGCGGCCTCGGCGGCGAGAGCCCGTACATGCTCTTCACGGTGCCGGTGCACGAGCATCGTCGCGAGCGCATCCCCGCGGTCACCCACGTCGACGGCAGCGCGCGCGTGCAGACGGTGCGGCGCGAGGACAACGCGCGCTTCCACGAGATCCTGCGCGCGTTCTTCGAGCTCACCGGCGTGCCGGTGATCATGAACACGTCGTTCAACGTGAAGGGCGAGCCGATCGTGAACACGCCGATGGACGCGATCCGCTGCTTCCTCGGCACGCAGATCGACCTGCTCGTGCTCGACGATCTGATCCTCGACAAGCGCGCGGTGGTGATCGACCGCCCGTCGCGCTCGCGCGATCTCCACGTCGCGCAGACCGCGTGA